From the Saccharomycodes ludwigii strain NBRC 1722 chromosome I, whole genome shotgun sequence genome, one window contains:
- a CDS encoding uncharacterized protein (similar to Saccharomyces cerevisiae YBR078W | ECM33 | ExtraCellular Mutant (paralog of YDR055W | PST1)), with product MQYKKSVALLVAAASIANADSSSSTSSNSTSVPSSCVVKSVATAQSDLDKFSGCEVLSGTLTLTGSLGSAALADVKEIQGTLNISSAQNLASFAADSLETITGNLNLIELTSLQTASFGSLSSVGSINFITLPVIETINTNLQSADNVVISDTALETISGFSKLQKVSIFNINNNKALVSIDSDMETVSNALEINSNGDNANITFDNLIWANNITVRDLNGLSFASLEKVNASLGFLNNSVTSIALHNLTQVGGSLSVIANDELTSLNLSSVTKVGGGLVIANNTKLNKIDGISNVKSIGGALVVEGNFSTLDISSLSSVMGGADVVTTGSNFSCDPLKSLEKKGDIQGDEFVCKAPQASTSISLSAKSSSGSGSASASASASDSDSASGSASGSASDSASASASDSASASESASSTKSSTSSKSTASSTVNTKSKAAAFAVNAPSGSFFGALAAIGLALL from the coding sequence ATGCAATACAAAAAATCTGTTGCTTTATTAGTTGCTGCTGCCTCTATTGCTAATGCCGACTCATCCAGCTCTACTTCTTCTAACTCCACGAGTGTTCCATCCTCTTGTGTTGTTAAATCTGTTGCTACCGCTCAGTCTGATTTGGATAAATTTTCTGGATGTGAAGTTTTAAGTGGTACTTTGACTTTGACTGGTAGCTTAGGCTCTGCTGCTTTGGCCGATGTTAAAGAAATCCAAGGTACACTAAACATTTCTTCCGCTCAAAACTTGGCTAGTTTTGCAGCCGACAGTTTGGAAACCATTACTGGTAATTTAAACTTAATCGAATTAACTTCCTTACAAACTGCCTCTTTTGGTTCTTTAAGCAGTGTCGGGTCTATCAATTTTATAACTTTACCGGTCATTGAAACCATTAATACAAATTTACAAAGTGCTGATAACGTTGTTATTTCTGACACTGCTTTAGAAACCATTTCTGGGTTTTCCAAACTACAAAAAGttagtatttttaacattaacaacaacaaagcTTTGGTTTCTATTGATTCCGATATGGAAACTGTTTCCAACGCTTTGGAAATTAATTCTAACGGTGATAATGCTAATATTACttttgataatttaatttggGCCAATAACATCACTGTTAGAGATTTGAATGGACTATCTTTTGCCTCTTTGGAAAAAGTTAACGCAAGTTTGGGATTTTTGAACAATAGTGTAACCTCTATCGCATTGCATAACTTGACACAGGTTGGTGGTTCTTTATCCGTCATTGCCAATGACGAGCTAACTAGTTTGAACTTATCATCCGTTACCAAGGTTGGTGGTGGTTTAGTCATCGCCAATAACACTAAgttgaataaaattgacGGTATATCTAATGTCAAGAGTATTGGTGGTGCTTTGGTTGTTGAAGGTAACTTTTCTACTTTAGATATATCTTCTTTGTCATCTGTCATGGGTGGTGCTGACGTTGTGACTACTGGCTCTAACTTTTCTTGTGATCCATTAAAGAGTTTGGAAAAGAAAGGTGATATTCAAGGTGACGAATTTGTTTGTAAAGCTCCACAGGCTTCAACATCTATTAGCTTAAGTGCTAAAAGTTCTTCTGGTAGTGGTTCTGCCTCTGCATCTGCATCTGCCAGTGATTCTGATTCTGCCAGTGGTTCTGCCAGTGGTTCTGCCAGTGATTCTGCCTCTGCATCTGCCAGCGATTCTGCCTCTGCCAGTGAATCAGCCTCATCTACCAAGTCTTCTACTTCTAGCAAATCTACCGCCTCTTCTACTGTTAACACCAAATCTAAAGCTGCTGCCTTTGCGGTTAATGCACCAAGCGGCTCCTTTTTCGGTGCTCTTGCTGCTATTGGTTTAGCTTTGTTATAG